One Paracidovorax avenae ATCC 19860 genomic region harbors:
- the cyoD gene encoding cytochrome o ubiquinol oxidase subunit IV — protein sequence MSAQNSHAHAHAHAHAGHDDHHHDDGPHSTFSGYMVGFVLSIILTAIPFWLVMAKVISDRSTAVLVLGAFAVVQILVHMVCFLHMNGKVEGGWTMLSTIFTVVFVAIAIAGTLWVMFHMNTNMMPEHNMPASTAPLPPPVNNAP from the coding sequence ATGAGCGCACAGAATTCGCACGCACACGCACACGCACATGCCCACGCCGGGCATGACGACCACCACCACGACGACGGCCCGCACAGCACCTTCTCGGGCTACATGGTCGGCTTCGTGCTGTCGATCATCCTCACGGCCATCCCGTTCTGGCTGGTCATGGCCAAGGTGATCTCCGACCGCAGCACCGCCGTGCTGGTGCTCGGCGCCTTCGCCGTGGTGCAGATCCTGGTCCACATGGTCTGCTTCCTGCACATGAACGGCAAGGTGGAAGGCGGCTGGACCATGCTGTCCACCATCTTCACCGTGGTGTTCGTGGCCATCGCCATCGCCGGCACGCTGTGGGTGATGTTCCACATGAACACGAACATGATGCCGGAGCACAACATGCCCGCATCCACGGCGCCCCTGCCCCCGCCGGTGAACAACGCGCCCTGA
- the cyoC gene encoding cytochrome o ubiquinol oxidase subunit III yields the protein MSDIRYQAGAAGALASRDYHLAEEPHPENGTALGFWLYLMSDCLIFAALFATYGVLGRSYAAGPTGAQLFDLSLVAINTAFLLLSSITFGFAMLQKQKGNVGGTLGWLAVTGLFGLCFLGLELYEFHHLIHEGAGPQRSAFLSAFFTLVGTHGLHVTFGLIWLVVLMIQISKHGLIHENKRRLMCLSMFWHFLDVVWIGVFTFVYLMGVL from the coding sequence ATGTCTGATATCCGTTACCAAGCCGGCGCCGCAGGCGCCCTGGCTTCCCGCGATTACCACCTCGCGGAGGAGCCCCATCCAGAGAACGGCACCGCGCTGGGCTTCTGGCTCTACCTGATGAGCGACTGCCTCATCTTCGCCGCACTGTTCGCCACCTACGGCGTGCTGGGCCGCAGCTACGCCGCCGGCCCGACCGGCGCGCAGCTGTTCGACCTCTCGCTGGTAGCCATCAACACGGCCTTCCTGCTGCTGTCGTCCATCACCTTCGGCTTCGCCATGCTGCAGAAGCAGAAGGGCAACGTGGGCGGCACGCTGGGCTGGCTGGCTGTCACGGGCCTGTTCGGCCTGTGCTTCCTGGGCCTGGAACTCTATGAGTTCCACCACCTGATCCACGAAGGCGCGGGCCCGCAGCGCAGCGCCTTCCTGTCGGCCTTCTTCACGCTGGTGGGCACCCACGGGCTGCACGTCACCTTCGGCCTGATCTGGCTGGTGGTGCTGATGATCCAGATCTCCAAGCATGGCCTGATCCACGAGAACAAGCGCCGCCTGATGTGCCTGTCGATGTTCTGGCACTTTCTGGACGTGGTCTGGATCGGCGTCTTCACCTTTGTGTACCTGATGGGGGTGCTGTAA
- a CDS encoding response regulator transcription factor, translated as MDDERLLLIVEDDEALARTLARSFERRGYRVLHADSLAGVEDLLPLHEPGYAVVDLKLKGEASGLACVQKLHARNPGMRIVVLTGFASIATAVEAVKLGACHYLAKPSNTDDIETAFGLSEGNTEVELTNRSSSIKTLEWERIHEVLAETDFNISEAARRLGMHRRTLTRKLGKQRV; from the coding sequence ATGGACGATGAACGCCTGCTGCTGATCGTGGAGGACGACGAAGCCCTCGCCAGGACCCTGGCGCGCTCGTTCGAGCGCCGCGGCTACCGCGTGCTGCATGCCGACAGCCTGGCCGGCGTGGAAGACCTGCTGCCCCTGCACGAGCCCGGCTACGCGGTCGTGGACCTCAAGCTCAAGGGCGAGGCCTCGGGCCTGGCCTGCGTGCAGAAGCTGCATGCCCGCAACCCCGGCATGCGCATCGTGGTGCTGACCGGCTTCGCGAGCATCGCCACGGCGGTGGAAGCGGTGAAGCTCGGCGCCTGCCATTACCTCGCCAAGCCCTCCAACACCGACGACATCGAGACCGCCTTCGGCCTTTCCGAAGGCAACACCGAGGTGGAACTCACCAACCGGTCCAGCTCCATCAAAACCCTGGAGTGGGAGCGCATCCACGAGGTGCTGGCCGAGACGGACTTCAACATCTCCGAGGCCGCGCGCCGCCTCGGCATGCACCGCCGCACGCTCACCCGCAAGCTCGGCAAGCAGCGCGTGTGA
- a CDS encoding SURF1 family protein, protein MAQGSTEAGPGRRSPLLKAMLILVGIALFLGFLALGTWQVQRRAWKLALIERVDQRVHAAPVPLPPPAQWPQVDAAGHEYLPVAATGRWLSDKTVLTQATTDLGSGFWVMTPLQQADGTQVLVNRGFVPQDQRARWLPGGEALAAADAGGAQVSVQGLLRMSEPGGSLLRANDPAAQRWYSRDVAAIAADRQLPRAAPFFIDAGLPAQRPPQVVAEGATASAGPWPRAGMTVIRFPNSHLVYAITWYGLALMVVGAGWYVARYEFRPRAADRAHHPSDRSTR, encoded by the coding sequence GTGGCGCAAGGCAGCACGGAGGCCGGCCCGGGCCGGCGCTCCCCCCTCCTGAAGGCGATGCTCATCCTGGTGGGCATCGCCTTGTTTCTGGGCTTTCTGGCCCTGGGCACCTGGCAGGTGCAGCGCCGGGCCTGGAAGCTGGCGCTGATCGAGCGCGTGGACCAGCGCGTGCATGCCGCGCCCGTGCCCCTTCCGCCGCCCGCGCAATGGCCGCAGGTGGACGCCGCCGGCCATGAATACCTCCCCGTCGCGGCCACGGGCCGCTGGCTCTCCGACAAGACCGTGCTCACGCAGGCCACCACCGACCTCGGCTCGGGCTTCTGGGTGATGACGCCGCTGCAGCAGGCCGATGGCACGCAGGTACTGGTCAACCGCGGCTTCGTGCCGCAGGACCAGCGCGCGCGCTGGCTGCCGGGCGGCGAAGCGCTCGCCGCCGCGGACGCGGGCGGCGCGCAGGTCTCCGTGCAGGGCCTCCTGCGCATGAGCGAGCCGGGCGGCAGCCTGTTGCGCGCCAACGACCCCGCCGCGCAGCGCTGGTACTCGCGCGACGTCGCGGCCATCGCCGCCGACCGTCAGTTGCCGCGCGCCGCGCCGTTCTTCATCGACGCCGGCCTGCCCGCGCAGCGGCCGCCGCAGGTGGTCGCAGAGGGCGCGACCGCCAGCGCCGGCCCCTGGCCCCGCGCCGGCATGACCGTGATCCGCTTCCCCAACAGCCACCTCGTGTACGCGATCACGTGGTACGGGCTGGCGCTGATGGTTGTCGGCGCGGGCTGGTATGTGGCACGCTACGAGTTTCGTCCGCGCGCAGCCGACCGTGCCCACCACCCCTCCGACCGCTCCACACGCTGA
- the cyoA gene encoding ubiquinol oxidase subunit II produces the protein MLKTMKLRGPAWLGAAALAASLAGCSKAVVLNPAGDVAAQQGQLVVTATLLMLIIIVPVILLTFLFAWKYRQSNTEAEYDPDWHHSTTLELVIWTVPLMIIIALGALTWISTHKLDPYRPLDRIDAARALPASVKPLEIQVVAMDWKWAFFYPEQGIATVNEVAAPVDRPIVFKLTSTSTMNAFYVPDLAGMIYTMPGMQTELNAIINKAGVYHGFSSHYSGPGFSGMTFKFHGLSDGDFDKWVADAKGSGKALDSKTYLALAKPSERNPVERFASVEAGLYEKVLNRCVEDGKMCMHHMMAIDANGGEAYLKAAGLNLPQDVCTAENSARVIASLETTRETATATTPQ, from the coding sequence ATGCTGAAAACCATGAAACTCCGCGGGCCCGCATGGCTCGGCGCGGCCGCCCTGGCTGCAAGCCTCGCCGGCTGCAGCAAGGCCGTCGTCCTCAATCCAGCGGGTGACGTCGCCGCGCAGCAAGGCCAGCTGGTCGTCACCGCCACGCTGCTGATGCTGATCATCATCGTCCCGGTGATCCTGCTCACCTTCCTCTTCGCCTGGAAGTACCGCCAGTCGAACACCGAGGCCGAGTACGACCCCGACTGGCACCACTCCACCACACTGGAGCTGGTGATCTGGACCGTGCCGCTGATGATCATCATCGCCCTGGGGGCGCTGACCTGGATCAGCACCCACAAGCTGGACCCGTACCGCCCCCTGGACCGCATCGACGCGGCCCGCGCGCTGCCCGCCAGCGTCAAGCCGCTGGAAATCCAGGTCGTGGCCATGGACTGGAAGTGGGCCTTCTTCTACCCCGAGCAGGGCATCGCCACGGTGAACGAGGTCGCTGCCCCCGTCGATCGCCCCATCGTCTTCAAGCTGACGTCCACGTCCACGATGAACGCGTTCTACGTGCCCGACCTGGCCGGCATGATCTACACCATGCCCGGCATGCAGACCGAGCTGAACGCCATCATCAACAAGGCGGGCGTCTATCACGGCTTCTCGTCGCACTACAGCGGCCCGGGCTTCTCGGGCATGACGTTCAAGTTCCACGGCCTGAGCGACGGCGACTTCGACAAGTGGGTCGCCGATGCCAAGGGTTCCGGCAAGGCGCTGGACAGCAAGACCTACCTCGCCCTCGCCAAGCCCAGCGAGCGCAACCCCGTGGAGCGCTTCGCCTCCGTGGAAGCCGGGCTCTACGAGAAGGTGCTCAACCGCTGCGTCGAGGACGGCAAGATGTGCATGCACCACATGATGGCCATCGATGCCAACGGCGGCGAGGCCTACCTCAAGGCCGCCGGCCTGAACCTGCCCCAGGACGTGTGCACGGCCGAGAACTCCGCGCGCGTGATCGCCTCCCTGGAAACGACGCGCGAGACCGCGACCGCCACCACCCCGCAATGA
- the cyoB gene encoding cytochrome o ubiquinol oxidase subunit I encodes MSSEQITASHWALGRLTWDSVPMAHEPIVLWTFIAVMLGGLAVFAAVTRFRLWGPLWRDWICSIDHKKIGIMYMILGIVMLLRGFADAVMMRLQQAIAFGDNMGYLPPHHYDQIFTAHGVIMIFFVAMPLVTGLMNYVVPLQIGARDVAFPFLNNFSFWMTTAGAILVMISLFLGEFSTSGWLALSNLGAQNPGTGLDYYIWALQVAGVGTTLSGINLIVTIIKMRAPGMNLMKMPIFTWTSLCTNALIVASFPVLTAALVLMSLDRYVGTNFFTNDFGGNPMLYVNLIWIWGHPEVYILVLPAFGIFSEVVATFCRKRLFGYTSMVYATVVITILSYLVWLHHFFTMGSGASVNTFFGITTMIISIPTGAKIFNWLFTMYKGRIRFELPMMWTVAFMATFAIGGMTGVLLAVPPADFVLHNSLFLIAHFHNVIIGGVLFGLFAGINYWFPKAFGYKLDRTWGLRSFWLWVVGFWVAFAPLYILGLMGVTRRVNHFEDPSLQIWFVIAAAGAGLIALGIGCFLMQLVVSYLKRDQLRDFTGDPWDARTLEWATSSPPPQYNFAFTPRVHEIDAWWDMKKHGYTRPLSGFQPIHMPANTGAGAVISAFSLVLGFALIWHMWLLAGVSFAGIVLAAIIHTFNYKRDFYIPADEVNTTEEARTLQLARSHV; translated from the coding sequence ATGTCCTCCGAACAAATTACCGCGTCCCACTGGGCCCTGGGACGGCTCACCTGGGACTCCGTGCCGATGGCGCACGAACCCATCGTGCTGTGGACCTTCATCGCCGTGATGCTGGGCGGCCTCGCCGTCTTCGCCGCGGTCACGCGCTTCCGCCTGTGGGGCCCGCTGTGGCGCGACTGGATCTGCAGCATCGACCACAAGAAGATCGGGATCATGTACATGATCCTGGGCATCGTGATGCTGCTGCGCGGCTTCGCCGACGCGGTGATGATGCGCCTGCAGCAGGCCATCGCCTTCGGCGACAACATGGGCTACCTGCCGCCGCACCACTACGACCAGATCTTCACCGCCCACGGCGTGATCATGATCTTCTTCGTGGCGATGCCGCTGGTCACCGGCCTGATGAACTACGTCGTGCCGCTGCAGATCGGCGCGCGTGACGTGGCCTTCCCGTTCCTGAACAACTTCAGCTTCTGGATGACCACCGCCGGTGCGATCCTGGTGATGATCTCGCTGTTCCTGGGCGAGTTCTCCACCTCCGGCTGGCTGGCCCTGTCCAACCTGGGGGCGCAGAACCCGGGGACCGGGCTCGACTACTACATATGGGCGCTGCAGGTCGCGGGGGTGGGCACCACGCTCTCGGGCATCAACCTGATCGTCACGATCATCAAGATGCGCGCACCCGGCATGAACCTGATGAAGATGCCCATCTTCACCTGGACGTCCCTGTGCACCAACGCCCTGATCGTGGCCTCCTTCCCTGTGCTGACGGCCGCCCTGGTGCTGATGTCGCTGGACCGCTACGTCGGCACGAACTTCTTCACGAACGACTTCGGCGGCAACCCGATGCTGTACGTGAACCTGATCTGGATCTGGGGCCACCCCGAGGTGTACATCCTGGTGCTGCCCGCCTTCGGCATCTTCTCCGAAGTGGTGGCAACGTTCTGCCGCAAGCGCCTGTTCGGCTACACCTCCATGGTCTATGCCACGGTGGTGATCACCATCCTGTCGTACCTGGTGTGGCTGCACCACTTCTTCACGATGGGCTCCGGCGCCAGCGTGAACACGTTCTTCGGCATCACGACGATGATCATCTCGATCCCCACGGGCGCGAAGATCTTCAACTGGCTGTTCACCATGTACAAGGGCCGCATCCGCTTCGAGCTGCCCATGATGTGGACCGTGGCGTTCATGGCCACCTTCGCCATCGGCGGCATGACCGGCGTGCTGCTGGCCGTGCCCCCGGCCGACTTCGTGCTGCACAACAGCCTGTTCCTGATCGCCCACTTCCACAACGTGATCATTGGCGGCGTGCTGTTCGGCCTGTTCGCCGGCATCAACTACTGGTTCCCCAAGGCCTTCGGCTACAAGCTCGACCGCACCTGGGGCCTGCGCTCCTTCTGGCTGTGGGTGGTGGGCTTCTGGGTGGCGTTCGCGCCCCTGTATATCCTGGGCCTGATGGGCGTGACGCGCCGTGTCAACCACTTCGAGGATCCGTCCCTGCAGATCTGGTTCGTGATCGCCGCCGCCGGCGCGGGCCTCATCGCCCTGGGCATCGGCTGCTTCCTGATGCAGCTCGTGGTGAGCTACCTCAAGCGCGACCAGCTGCGCGACTTCACGGGCGACCCGTGGGATGCCCGCACGCTGGAATGGGCCACCTCCTCGCCCCCGCCCCAGTACAACTTCGCCTTCACGCCCCGCGTGCACGAGATCGATGCCTGGTGGGACATGAAGAAGCATGGCTACACGCGCCCTCTGTCCGGCTTCCAGCCGATCCACATGCCGGCCAACACCGGTGCGGGCGCCGTGATCTCCGCGTTCTCGCTGGTGCTCGGCTTCGCCCTGATCTGGCACATGTGGCTGCTCGCGGGCGTGTCGTTCGCCGGCATCGTGCTGGCCGCGATCATCCACACGTTCAACTACAAGCGCGACTTCTACATCCCTGCCGATGAAGTCAACACGACCGAAGAAGCCCGCACACTCCAACTCGCCCGCTCCCATGTCTGA
- a CDS encoding LysR family transcriptional regulator, with protein MRFDLTDLRLFLHVHEAGTITAGAERAHLALASASERLLAMEQALGAPLLERGRRGVRATPAGQTLAHHARIVLQQVEQLRGELGAHGSGLAGHVRLLCNTSAMSEHLPAPLAAFLAAHPRIAVDAQERSSDNVADGVRDGLCDIGIASRSADLLGLAVVPFVADPLDLVVPRGHPLAGRTRIALADAAQEDFAGLPDDSALQAHLARQARRQGQRLRYRARLQHVDAVCRLVGLGAGLVAIVPRAAAVRLARSTGIRRVALSDAWAARELVLCVRADDGGAPGALPRHARALLDHLAGWRGAGG; from the coding sequence ATGCGCTTCGACCTGACGGACCTGCGGCTCTTCCTCCACGTGCACGAGGCCGGCACGATCACGGCGGGCGCGGAGCGGGCGCACCTGGCGCTGGCGTCGGCCAGCGAGCGGCTGCTCGCGATGGAGCAGGCCCTCGGCGCGCCGCTGCTGGAGCGGGGCCGGCGCGGGGTGCGCGCCACCCCGGCCGGACAGACGCTGGCGCACCACGCGCGCATCGTGCTGCAGCAGGTGGAGCAACTGCGTGGCGAACTCGGCGCGCACGGCAGCGGCCTGGCAGGCCATGTGCGGCTGCTCTGCAACACCTCCGCCATGAGCGAGCACCTGCCCGCACCGCTGGCGGCCTTCCTGGCGGCGCATCCGCGCATCGCGGTGGATGCGCAGGAACGCTCCAGCGACAACGTGGCCGACGGCGTGCGCGACGGCCTGTGCGACATCGGCATCGCCTCGCGCTCCGCCGACCTCCTGGGCCTAGCGGTTGTTCCGTTCGTGGCCGACCCGCTGGATCTCGTGGTGCCCCGCGGCCACCCGCTGGCCGGCCGCACCCGCATCGCGCTAGCGGATGCAGCGCAGGAGGACTTCGCCGGCCTGCCGGACGACAGCGCGCTGCAGGCCCATCTTGCCCGCCAGGCGCGGCGCCAGGGCCAGCGGCTGCGCTACCGCGCCCGCCTGCAGCACGTCGATGCCGTGTGCCGCCTCGTGGGGCTGGGCGCGGGCCTCGTGGCCATCGTGCCGCGCGCGGCGGCGGTGCGCCTGGCCCGGTCCACCGGCATCCGGCGCGTGGCGCTGTCGGACGCCTGGGCCGCGCGGGAACTGGTGCTGTGCGTGCGCGCGGACGACGGCGGGGCGCCGGGCGCCCTGCCCCGGCATGCCCGCGCGCTGCTGGACCACCTTGCCGGATGGCGCGGGGCGGGCGGCTGA
- a CDS encoding ATP-binding protein, whose product MPTTPPTAPHADPGPGATHSAAPGAKPPAAAPAAPSAPSVRNARYANAAAGLKNLHQLIQLRWVAAIGQVFTIEVAYYSLGLSLPVREMLMVVGCLVLFNLVSLLRWRTGHGVRNVELFLALLIDVAVLTVQLYLSGGTGNPFVFLYLLQIAVGAVLLRGGYIWSIVAITTGCFAALSRFNLPLPLPADLHRGLSSPYLLGLLVCFLINAILVVIFITRIERNLRQRDARLSAARQRALEEEHIVRMGLLASGAAHELGTPLSTMAVILGDWRHDERLAADRMLQDEIAEMQVQVQRCKSIVSGILLSAGEARGEASAQTTVRTFVDALARDWRATRAIAAFDYDNRFGADTPMVSDTMLQQMVFNVLDNARDASPGWVGMAVERDADLLRITVTDAGPGFDPAILARLGKPYQSSKGRAGGGLGLFLAMNVARTLGGSVTARNLPERGAEVSIRLPLSAVALPSTGHTHHGR is encoded by the coding sequence GTGCCCACCACCCCTCCGACCGCTCCACACGCTGATCCCGGCCCGGGCGCCACGCACTCCGCGGCGCCCGGCGCCAAGCCTCCTGCGGCCGCGCCCGCCGCGCCCTCCGCGCCCTCGGTGCGCAATGCCCGCTACGCGAACGCCGCCGCGGGGCTCAAGAACCTGCACCAGCTGATCCAGCTGCGCTGGGTGGCCGCCATCGGCCAGGTGTTCACCATCGAGGTCGCCTACTACAGCCTCGGGTTGTCGCTGCCGGTGCGCGAGATGCTCATGGTCGTGGGCTGCCTGGTGCTGTTCAACCTCGTCAGCCTGCTGCGCTGGCGCACCGGGCACGGCGTGCGCAACGTGGAGCTCTTCCTCGCGCTGCTCATCGACGTGGCCGTGCTCACGGTGCAGCTCTACCTGAGCGGCGGCACCGGCAATCCGTTCGTCTTCCTCTACCTGCTGCAGATCGCGGTCGGCGCGGTGCTGCTGCGCGGCGGCTACATCTGGTCGATCGTGGCGATCACCACCGGCTGCTTCGCGGCGCTGTCGCGCTTCAACCTGCCGCTGCCCCTGCCCGCGGACCTGCACCGGGGCCTGTCCAGCCCCTACCTGCTGGGCCTGCTGGTGTGCTTCCTGATCAACGCGATCCTGGTGGTCATCTTCATCACCCGCATCGAGCGCAACCTGCGCCAGCGCGATGCGCGCCTCTCGGCGGCGCGCCAGCGGGCCCTGGAGGAAGAGCACATCGTGCGCATGGGCCTGCTGGCCTCGGGCGCGGCCCACGAACTCGGCACGCCGCTGTCCACCATGGCCGTCATCCTGGGCGACTGGCGGCACGACGAACGGCTTGCCGCCGACCGCATGCTGCAGGACGAGATCGCGGAAATGCAGGTCCAGGTGCAGCGCTGCAAGAGCATCGTGAGCGGCATCCTGCTGTCGGCGGGCGAGGCACGCGGCGAGGCCTCCGCGCAGACCACGGTGCGCACCTTCGTCGATGCGCTCGCGCGGGACTGGCGGGCCACGCGCGCCATCGCCGCATTCGACTACGACAACCGCTTCGGCGCCGACACGCCCATGGTGTCGGACACCATGCTGCAGCAGATGGTTTTCAATGTGTTGGACAATGCGCGGGACGCCTCGCCCGGCTGGGTGGGCATGGCCGTCGAACGCGATGCCGACCTGCTGCGCATCACCGTGACCGATGCAGGCCCCGGGTTCGACCCGGCCATCCTGGCGCGGCTCGGCAAGCCCTACCAGTCGAGCAAGGGGCGCGCGGGGGGCGGGCTGGGCCTGTTCCTCGCCATGAACGTGGCGCGCACCCTCGGCGGCAGCGTCACGGCCCGCAACCTGCCGGAGCGCGGCGCCGAGGTCAGCATCCGGCTGCCGCTGTCGGCGGTCGCGCTGCCATCCACCGGACACACACACCATGGACGATGA
- a CDS encoding MFS transporter codes for MSGLAASPYPAGNFHHEESLSHADTHEEATPSEIAVGVIIGRSSEYFDFFVFGIACVLVFPSFVFPFMTRLDGTLMAFAIFALAFVARPVGTAISMAVQRRWGRGTKLTIALFLLGASTAGMAFLPSYNSVGHIAIIALVVLRLGQGLALGGTWDGLPSLLAMSAPQERRGWYAMIGQLGAPVGFALAASLFAYLYSNLSVQEFLDWGWRFPFFVAFAINVVALFARLRLIVGQSYTEMLQQRELAPVSVLELMRSEGRNVFLGAFAALASFALFHVVTVFPLSWISMYSEQSITHVLGVQIAGAFCAAIAIAISGRLADRVGRRNTLGAMACLIGVFSLVTPWLLSSGTVGNNIFILVGFVLLGLSYGQASGTVTANFSPRFRYTGAALSADLAWLVGAAFAPLVALGLSAKFGLIAVSVYLLSGVVCTLLALRINRLIERRE; via the coding sequence ATGAGTGGGCTTGCTGCTTCCCCTTACCCCGCCGGGAATTTCCACCACGAGGAATCCCTGTCCCATGCGGACACCCATGAAGAAGCCACTCCCAGCGAGATCGCGGTCGGCGTGATCATCGGGCGTTCTTCCGAGTATTTCGACTTCTTCGTCTTCGGGATCGCCTGCGTGCTGGTGTTCCCGTCGTTCGTCTTTCCCTTCATGACGCGCCTGGACGGCACGCTGATGGCCTTCGCGATCTTCGCGCTGGCCTTCGTCGCGCGCCCGGTCGGCACGGCCATCTCCATGGCGGTGCAGCGGCGCTGGGGGCGCGGCACCAAGCTCACTATCGCCCTGTTCCTCCTGGGCGCCTCCACAGCGGGCATGGCCTTCCTGCCGAGCTACAACAGCGTGGGCCACATCGCCATCATCGCCCTGGTCGTGCTGCGCCTGGGCCAGGGCCTGGCGCTGGGCGGCACCTGGGACGGCCTGCCGTCCCTGCTGGCCATGTCAGCCCCGCAGGAGCGGCGCGGCTGGTACGCCATGATCGGGCAGCTGGGTGCGCCGGTCGGCTTCGCGCTCGCAGCCAGCCTGTTCGCCTATCTCTACAGCAACCTGTCGGTGCAGGAGTTCCTCGACTGGGGCTGGCGCTTCCCCTTCTTCGTCGCCTTCGCGATCAACGTGGTGGCGCTCTTCGCCCGCCTGCGCCTGATCGTCGGCCAGTCCTATACCGAGATGCTGCAGCAGCGCGAGCTGGCACCCGTGAGCGTGCTGGAGCTCATGCGCAGCGAGGGCCGCAACGTGTTCCTGGGCGCCTTCGCCGCACTGGCCAGCTTCGCGCTGTTCCACGTGGTCACGGTGTTCCCGCTGTCCTGGATCTCGATGTATTCCGAGCAGTCGATCACCCACGTGCTGGGCGTGCAGATCGCAGGGGCCTTCTGCGCGGCCATCGCCATCGCCATCTCCGGCCGGCTGGCCGACCGGGTAGGCCGCCGCAACACCCTGGGTGCCATGGCCTGCCTGATCGGAGTGTTCAGCCTCGTCACGCCGTGGCTGCTCAGCAGCGGCACGGTGGGCAACAACATCTTCATCCTGGTGGGCTTCGTGCTGCTGGGCCTGTCGTACGGCCAGGCCTCCGGCACGGTGACGGCCAATTTTTCGCCGCGCTTCCGCTACACGGGGGCCGCGCTGTCGGCCGACCTCGCGTGGCTGGTCGGTGCCGCGTTCGCCCCGCTGGTCGCCCTGGGCCTGTCGGCCAAGTTCGGGCTGATCGCGGTCAGCGTGTACCTGCTGTCCGGCGTGGTCTGCACGCTGCTGGCGCTGCGGATCAACCGCCTGATCGAGCGCCGCGAATGA
- a CDS encoding sulfite exporter TauE/SafE family protein, with amino-acid sequence MAEAGWMQAWGGTAPAALAAILVFVLAGLVKGVVGLGLPTVSMALLALWMSPAQAAALLVVPSLATNIWQMGNWREAPALLRRHAGLQAGICAGTWLGAWWLGPPQGAGARMALGAALVAYAGWSLSGARLPARAGRACHVLGFAVGAATGVVTAATGVFVVPAVPYLQALGLQRDALVRAMGLCFTVSTLALGAGMASQARLPAATLAGSVLLLAPALAGMALGGRLRSYLSPEAFRRCLMAGLLALGLGMLFG; translated from the coding sequence ATGGCGGAAGCGGGATGGATGCAGGCGTGGGGTGGCACGGCGCCCGCCGCGCTGGCGGCGATACTGGTGTTCGTGCTGGCGGGCCTGGTGAAGGGCGTGGTCGGGCTCGGGCTGCCCACCGTGTCCATGGCGCTGCTCGCGCTCTGGATGTCGCCCGCGCAGGCCGCGGCGCTGCTGGTGGTGCCTTCGCTCGCGACCAATATCTGGCAGATGGGGAACTGGCGCGAGGCGCCCGCGCTGCTGCGTCGGCATGCCGGGCTGCAGGCCGGCATCTGCGCCGGCACCTGGCTGGGCGCATGGTGGCTGGGCCCGCCGCAGGGGGCGGGCGCTCGCATGGCGCTGGGGGCGGCACTCGTCGCCTATGCGGGCTGGTCGCTGTCGGGCGCGCGGCTGCCGGCCAGGGCAGGCAGGGCGTGCCATGTGCTCGGGTTCGCCGTCGGGGCTGCCACGGGCGTGGTCACCGCGGCGACGGGCGTGTTCGTGGTGCCGGCCGTTCCCTACCTGCAGGCGCTGGGCCTGCAGCGCGACGCGCTGGTGCGGGCGATGGGTTTGTGTTTCACGGTGTCCACGCTCGCGCTGGGCGCGGGCATGGCATCGCAGGCCCGGTTGCCGGCTGCCACGCTGGCCGGCTCGGTGCTGCTGCTCGCGCCGGCACTGGCCGGCATGGCACTGGGCGGCCGCCTGCGCAGTTACCTGTCGCCGGAGGCCTTCCGCCGTTGCTTGATGGCGGGGCTGCTGGCACTCGGCCTGGGCATGCTGTTCGGGTAG